The sequence GCTCGTCGTCCAGCGGCGGTGGCCGCGCCGCGGCCCCCTGGATCTGGTCGGGGCCGCCGGTGGCCTTGTTGAGCCAGCGCCCGCCAAGGATCACGCCCTTGGTGATGCCGTACATGATGTAGCCGTGGTAATCGAGCGCGATCTGCTCGGGCGTCGGCGGGTTCCTGAAGCGCTTTGCGAAGGTGTTGGGCGGCGGCGCGAACGGATCGCGCAGCGGTTCCTCGTCCTCCGGCCTGATCGCGCGCACCTCGCCCAGCGTCACCGGCTCGCGTCCGTCATCGGCCGACGGTTTTGCGACATCGGCCGGCTGCGCCCGCGCCACATCCCATGGCGCCATGGCCAGCACCACCATTCCCATCCAGACCCTGTTGCACATTCCATTCCCTGGCAGCTGTCGATCCGGCGGCGAGCTTAGGCCGGCCCGCCTTTGGATTTCGTTAGCCAAGCTGACAGGTTCAGCCTGTGGCGCGTGTCGGTCTCACAGGCTGAGACCCCGCTGTGGTTCCATGGCGCCCTTTGACCGGCACCGGATCCTGATGGCGTTTTCCCTCGCTCCCCGCACCGAAGCCAGCGAACGGGCGCTGGCCACCACCGACGGCCTGCCCTCGCGCGATGGCGCGTTGCTCGGCCAGCGGCTGGCGCGGCGTTATGGCGACCGCATCACCGGCAGCTTCACCATTCCCGGCCGCGAAGGCAGCTACGCGCCGATCCCCGACGACGTGCCCGGGGCACTGAAGGCCGCGCTCAAGGCGCGCGGTATCGAACGCCTGTACTCGCACCAGGCCCAGGCCTGGCAGGCGACCCAGCGCGGCGAGCACGTGGCCATCGTCACCCCGACCGCCTCGGGCAAGTCGCTGTGCTACACCCTGCCGGTGGTCAGCGCGGCGATGCAGGGCAATGCCAAGGCGCTGTACCTGTTCCCGACCAAGGCGCTGGCCCAGGACCAGGTGGCCGAGCTGCTGGACCTCAACCGCGCCGGCGACCTCGGCCTGAAGGCCTTCACCTTCGATGGCGACACGCCGGGCGACGCACGCCAGGCCATCCGCCTGCATGGCGACATCGTCGTGTCCAACCCGGACATGCTGCACCAGGCGATCCTGCCGCATCACACCAAGTGGGCGCAGTTCTTCGAGAACCTGCGCTACGTGGTGATCGACGAGATCCACACCTACCGCGGCGTGTTCGGCAGCCACGTCACCAACGTGCTGCGCCGGCTCAAGCGCATCTGCGCGTTCTACGGCGTGCAACCGCAGTTCATCCTGTGCTCGGCGACGATCGGCAACCCGCATGCGCACGCGCAGGCGCTGGTGGAGGAGGCGGTCACCGCGATCACCGAATCCGGCGCGCCCTCCGGCGACAAGCACGTGCTGCTGTGGAACCCGCCGGTAGTCAACGCCGATCTCGGCCTGCGTGCCTCGGCCCGTTCTCAGGCCAACCGCATCGCCCGCATCGCGATCAAGAGCGGGCTGAAGACGCTGGTGTTCGCGCAGAGCCGGCTGATGGTCGAGGTGCTGACCAAGTACCTGAAGGACATCTTCGACCACGACCCGCGCAAGCCGCCACGCATCCGTGGCTACCGCGGTGGCTACCTGCCGACCGAGCGCCGCGAGGTGGAGCGGGCGATGCGCGCCGGCGACATCGATGGCATCGTCTCCACCTCCGCGCTGGAGCTGGGCGTGGACATCGGCGCGCTCGACGTGGTCGTGCTCAACGGCTATCCCGGCAGCGTGGCCGCGACCTGGCAGCGCTTCGGCCGCGCCGGTCGTCGCCAGCAGCCGTCGCTGGGCGTGATGGTGGCCAGCAGCCAGCCGCTGGACCAGTACGTGGTGCGGCATCCGGACTTCTTCGCCAATGCCAGCCCGGAGCACGCGCGGATCTCGCCGGACCAGCCGCTGATCCTGTTCGACCACATCCGCTGCGCGGCGTTCGAGCTGCCGTTCCTGGCCGGCGAGCCGTTCGGCCCGATCGACCCACTGGTGTTCCTCGAGGCGCTGGCCGAGACCGAGGTGATCCACCGCGAGGGCGACCGCTGGGAGTGGATTGCCGACAGCTACCCGGCCAATGCGGTGAGCCTGCGCGCGGTGGCCGACGGCAACTTCGTGGTGGTGGACCGCAGCGACGGCAAGCAGCAGATCATTGCCGAGGTCGACTACTCGGCCGCGGCGCTGACCCTGTACGAGGGCGCGATCCACATGGTGCAGTCCACCCCCTACCAGGTGGAGCGGCTGGACTGGGACGGCCGCAAGGCCTACGTCACCCGCACCCACGTGGACTACTACACCGACTCGATCGACTTCACCAAGCTCAAGGTGCTGGACCGTTTCGACGGCAACGGCGCCGGCCGCGGTGACAGCCACCACGGCGAGGTGCACGTGGTGCGGCGCGTGGCCGGCTACAAGAAGATCCGCTACTACACCCACGAGAACATCGGCTACGGCCCGGTCAACCTGCCCGACCAGGAACTGCACACCACCGCGGTGTGGTGGCAGTTGCCGCAGGCCACCCTGCTACGCGCGTTTGCCAGCCGCCAGGATGCGCTCGATGGTTTCCTCGGCGCGGCCTATGCGCTGCACATCGTCGCCATCGTGGCGGTGATGGCCGACGCGCGCGACCTGCAGAAGGCGGTGGGCAGCGGCGATGGCGCCTGGTTCGCGGTGGCCGACCAGACCGGCCGCGGCCAGCTGCGTGGCCACGAGGACGGCGAAGGCTCGGTCGAGCTGATGCAGGCCTTCGTGCCGACCGTCTACCTGTACGACAACTTCCCCGGCGGCGTTGGCCTCAGCGAGCCACTGTGGCAGCGCCAGGCCGAACTGGTGCAGCGCGCGCTCGAACTGGTGCAGCGTTGCGACTGTGCCGCCGGCTGCCCAGCCTGCGTCGGCCCGGTGCTGGCCGCGCAGGAGGAAGGCCAGGCAACCACGCCGCGCTCGCTGGCGCTGACTGTGCTGTCGCTGCTGTCCGACCAGCATTGCGATTCAGTACCGACGGTGGGCATGTGCGAGGAGGCGCTGGACCTGCTGGCATGAGCATCAGTCTG is a genomic window of Stenotrophomonas sp. Marseille-Q4652 containing:
- a CDS encoding DEAD/DEAH box helicase; this translates as MMAFSLAPRTEASERALATTDGLPSRDGALLGQRLARRYGDRITGSFTIPGREGSYAPIPDDVPGALKAALKARGIERLYSHQAQAWQATQRGEHVAIVTPTASGKSLCYTLPVVSAAMQGNAKALYLFPTKALAQDQVAELLDLNRAGDLGLKAFTFDGDTPGDARQAIRLHGDIVVSNPDMLHQAILPHHTKWAQFFENLRYVVIDEIHTYRGVFGSHVTNVLRRLKRICAFYGVQPQFILCSATIGNPHAHAQALVEEAVTAITESGAPSGDKHVLLWNPPVVNADLGLRASARSQANRIARIAIKSGLKTLVFAQSRLMVEVLTKYLKDIFDHDPRKPPRIRGYRGGYLPTERREVERAMRAGDIDGIVSTSALELGVDIGALDVVVLNGYPGSVAATWQRFGRAGRRQQPSLGVMVASSQPLDQYVVRHPDFFANASPEHARISPDQPLILFDHIRCAAFELPFLAGEPFGPIDPLVFLEALAETEVIHREGDRWEWIADSYPANAVSLRAVADGNFVVVDRSDGKQQIIAEVDYSAAALTLYEGAIHMVQSTPYQVERLDWDGRKAYVTRTHVDYYTDSIDFTKLKVLDRFDGNGAGRGDSHHGEVHVVRRVAGYKKIRYYTHENIGYGPVNLPDQELHTTAVWWQLPQATLLRAFASRQDALDGFLGAAYALHIVAIVAVMADARDLQKAVGSGDGAWFAVADQTGRGQLRGHEDGEGSVELMQAFVPTVYLYDNFPGGVGLSEPLWQRQAELVQRALELVQRCDCAAGCPACVGPVLAAQEEGQATTPRSLALTVLSLLSDQHCDSVPTVGMCEEALDLLA